The Engystomops pustulosus chromosome 4, aEngPut4.maternal, whole genome shotgun sequence genome contains a region encoding:
- the PDCD7 gene encoding programmed cell death protein 7, which translates to MLVMLGALSPVPGHFLVVMERRQRPAVNGTWDRPGYENDSASPPLRFRPEAPHFPPSRTGPQHGEGPPHVPYPGGGAQRTGPWESRPHHVPEHRPGYYGGQQRPEVFPYGGLPHHGPVEEGAPQSGLPLQPPNHVPNIPQHRPHEPPPGGGQYTTPTDGRGDILQGRPQHLIPQQSSQQSPDIYQSGGPPYNVQHQRGPLRVSDPHQEPVRSEGPPPTNKEQPDFYGHGGPSMFRGRDPMLFPYTGNQPIGFQPDRPQSRSIGLHKYQDDICQPSGHQEGPPPGMYHLKAPPRPDTYNYRVPSPGIQQYSTQAQPAQNTPQQGHYPAPPVQGNLPNPAYALPPPIGSVFSRPQEERDLEVPRSSSHPLLQGLEPFMPLGLTSGGLFEKDAPFPHREVPALRRDPNVPPQNSNPFVSQPSPHIEDRVMHFEKSGPSDKDIFVQWLSCFLSRQRQKPPTKPDVPKAASIGEARELIYGALSLVSQLDSLCQALESRNQAGEPWTGEYEKAADIQVDLEKRLKQLEKPGYIQGVKRKLDRVQKKRLRGQRRSQAAEEEAKVAAERSAEKEASIDLWRMRRIQEVEERKRERELKATADHVLAEVRKKQNDVKKMLDVLKSLEKLRKLRKEAAGRKGVCPPPSADEKFANHINRLRTMVHKRSALYDAEEKTLRVILEGEQEEERQREKDKRLKKEKEKTLQKQRELDTVLFGDTEPLPSLHPLLPFRQYYLQAEHSVVSLVQIRHEWDQFLVPPDHPDGSSIPRGWVIPAPPSNDTWATALKPSD; encoded by the exons aTGCTGGTAATGCTGGGCGCGCTGTCTCCAGTTCCCGGCCACTTCCTTGTTgttatggagaggaggcagcggcCGGCGGTGAATGGGACGTGGGACCGGCCCGGTTATGAGAACGATTCGGCGTCGCCTCCTCTCAGGTTCCGACCTGAGGCTCCGCACTTTCCACCGTCACGTACCGGTCCACAGCATGGAGAGGGCCCCCCTCATGTACCGTACCCGGGCGGCGGTGCCCAGAGGACCGGACCCTGGGAGAGCCGGCCTCACCATGTACCCGAGCACCGGCCTGGTTATTATGGAGGTCAGCAGAGGCCGGAGGTGTTCCCTTATGGAGGCCTGCCTCACCATGGCCCTGTAGAAGAGGGGGCACCCCAGTCTggcctccccctgcagcctcctaatCATGTCCCTAATATCCCCCAGCACCGGCCTCATGAGCCACCCCCAGGAGGGGGGCAGTACACCACCCCCACTGATGGCCGGGGCGATATATTACAAGGAAGACCCCAGCACTTGATACCACAGCAGAGTTCTCAGCAAAGTCCAGATATATACCAGTCAGGGGGGCCTCCTTATAATGTACAGCATCAAAGAGGACCCCTGCGTGTATCAGATCCCCACCAGGAGCCAGTGCGTTCAGAAGGACCCCCGCCTACGAACAAGGAGCAGCCCGACTTCTACGGTCATGGTGGTCCTAGCATGTTTAGAGGTcgtgaccccatgttattcccatATACAGGTAACCAGCCTATAGGATTCCAGCCTGATCGCCCACAAAGCCGGAGTATAGGGCTACATAAGTACCAGGATGACATCTGCCAGCCTAGTGGGCACCAAGAAGGACCCCCACCAGGAATGTATCATCTGAAAGCCCCTCCACGACCGGATACTTATAACTACAGGGTGCCATCCCCAGGCATCCAGCAGTACTCCACTCAAGCACAACCTGCACAGAACACCCCACAACAAGGTCACTATCCTGCACCTCCAGTTCAAGGAAATCTCCCTAATCCTGCCTATGCTCTCCCCCCACCTATAGGCTCAGTTTTCAGTAGACCTCAGGAGGAGAGAGATTTGGAGGTCCCCAGAAGCAGCAGTCATCCACTACTTCAAGGATTGGAGCCTTTTATGCCTTTAGGATTGACCAGTGGTGGACTTTTTGAGAAAGATGCTCCTTTTCCTCATCGTGAAGTGCCAGCTCTGCGTAGAGACCCAAATGTGCCGCCGCAGAATAGTAACCCATTTGTTTCACAGCCTAGTCCTCACATTGAGGATAGGGTAATGCATTTCGAGAAAAGCGGACCTTCAGATAAAGACATCTTTGTGCAGTGGCTCTCCTGCTTCTTATCACGTCAGAGACAAAAGCCTCCAACCAAGCCTGATGTGCCCAAAGCTGCTTCAATAGGAGAAGCACGTGAGCTGATATATGGCGCCCTAAGCTTGGTATCACAGCTTGATTCTTTGTGCCAGGCACTGGAAAGCCGTAACCAGGCAGGAGAGCCATGGACTGGAGAGTATGAGAAGGCTGCTGATATACAGGTAGATCTAGAGAAGAGGCTAAAACAGCTTGAGAAGCCGGGGTATATTCAGGGTGTTAAGCGGAAACTGGATAGAGTACAGAAGAAGAGGCTTCGTGGGCAGCGCAGGAGTCAagccgcagaggaggaggcaaAAGTGGCAGCAGAGCGATCTGCTGAAAAGGAGGCCAGCATTGACTTATGGAGAATGCGACGTAttcaggaggtggaggagagaaAAAGG GAACGAGAGCTGAAAGCTACCGCTGACCATGTACTCGCAGAGGTGAGGAAGAAACAAAATGATGTAAAGAAAATGCTGGATGTGCTGAAGTCTTTAGAGAAACTACGCAAGCTGAGAAAAGAAGCTGCTGGAAGGAAAG GTGTATGTCCACCCCCATCTGCCGATGAGAAGTTTGCGAATCACATAAATAGACTTCGTACAATGGTGCACAAGCGAAGCGCTTTATATGACGCAGAAGAGAAGACGCTAAGGGTCATACTAGAAGGAGAGCAAGAAGAAGAGCGGCAGAGGGAAAAGGATAAGAGGCTAAAAAAGGAAAAGGAGAAAACATTGCAGAAGCAGCGGGAACTGGACACAGTATTGTTTGGCGACACAG AACCTCTTCCCAGCCTGCATCCGCTCCTGCCATTTCGTCAGTATTATCTGCAAGCTGAGCATTCGGTTGTGTCCCTTGTCCAAATCCG ACATGAATGGGATCAATTTTTGGTTCCCCCAGACCACCCTGATGGCAGCAGTATTCCTCGTGGATGGGTCATTCCTGCGCCCCCATCTAATGACACCTGGGCCACAGCTCTAAAACCATCGGATTGA
- the UBAP1L gene encoding ubiquitin-associated protein 1-like isoform X1 has product MFTGLSYSETPFGMSVLDDVPFKLYDGFTPFPSPDESKSHLSNVNVPDCSDILMCTVHNFSVERKVLDWVEKMYNRKDPMSSVRPTAPPYWMVHERKGVSSNRLYSPQLPSLPMRRCRSLSSSDVNNGRSRSSCGGENMEKERIFEEDGYSEDDEYSSSEESEREARQREARTRLCKSPQPQWSNRPRTSPVLPSPPPRCCCSHIESPPSHMKRRKAVTPSHVTKNEQEATSKRMTTLHPQKGNPESRGHPQSQHQPSNCCGHHLSPTPPPRPTCCCSKRPYSAGSIPPIRCHKPTYMSLNPYSCLPPTRRSHSDHSGDVLLALSQEERDVIEAVTSMGYPLRRAMIAMQKMGGQSLEQVLGYLGATDRLCKLGYEEAQVEEAMEMFQNSEIKAAEYLRLLLQFHDMGFQQEDIKEVLLIYDNHRDQSLEELMMRAQ; this is encoded by the exons ATGTTTACAG GTCTCTCCTATTCGGAGACTCCTTTTGGAATGAGTGTTCTGGATGACGTCCCATTCAAATTGTATGATGGATTCACCCCTTTCCCCTCACCCGACGAAAGTAAAAGCCACCTCTCAAATGTTAATGTTCCCGACTGCAGCGATATACTAATGTGTACTGTG CACAATTTTTCTGTCGAGAGGAAAGTTCTAGACTGGGTCGAAAAAATGTACAATCGAAAAGACCCCATGTCCAGTGTCAGACCCACTGCACCTCCTTACTGGATGGTGCATGAACGGAAAGGGGTGTCCTCGAATAGATTATACAGTCCCCAACTACCTTCTTTACCCATGAGGAGGTGTAGAAGCCTGAGCTCCTCAGATGTGAACAATGGTCGTTCACGAAGCAGCTGTGGAGGGGAAAACATGGAGAAGGAGAGAATCTTTGAGGAGGATGGGTACTCTGAGGATGATGAGTACTCTTCATCAGAGGAAAGTGAGAGAGAGGCTCGGCAAAGAGAAGCAAGGACACGTTTGTGTAAAAGCCCTCAGCCACAGTGGTCGAACAGACCACGGACTTCTCCAGTGCTTCCCAGCCCACCCCCCAGATGCTGCTGCTCTCATATTGAGTCTCCTCCATCCCATATGAAAAGGAGAAAAGCCGTTACTCCATCACATGTCACTAAGAATGAGCAGGAGGCCACAAGTAAAAGAATGACAACTCTGCACCCACAGAAGGGAAATCCTGAATCCAGAGGCCATCCCCAAAGTCAACATCAACCAAGCAACTGCTGCGGGCACCACTTGAGTCCAACACCTCCTCCACGTCCTACCTGCTGCTGCTCCAAGAGACCCTACAGCGCAGGCAGCATTCCTCCAATACGCTGCCACAAACCAACCTATATG TCTCTCAATCCATATTCCTGCCTTCCACCTACAAGAAGGAGCCATTCTGACCACTCAGGTGATGTCCTCTTAGCTCTTAGTCAAGAAGAGCGCGACGTCATTGAGGCGGTGACATCTATGGGCTACCCGCTTCGTAGAGCGATGATTGCGATGCAGAAAATGGGAGGACAAAGCCTGGAACAG GTTCTAGGTTACCTGGGGGCCACTGACCGTCTCTGTAAACTTGGATATGAAGAAGCCCAAGTGGAAGAAGCAATGGAAATGTTCCAGAATTCTGAAATAAAG GCTGCAGAATATCTCCGGCTTTTACTTCAGTTCCATGACATGGGGTTCCAACAAGAAGACATCAAAGAAGTTCTTCTAATTTATGATAACCATAGGGACCAGTCCTTGGAAGAACTCATGATGAGAGCGCAATGA
- the UBAP1L gene encoding ubiquitin-associated protein 1-like isoform X2 has product MLPMSGTRGFIKLLGCLLHPESPRYLLASCKHLQTFCFYILAHLEILNQLQQVLLPGHNFSVERKVLDWVEKMYNRKDPMSSVRPTAPPYWMVHERKGVSSNRLYSPQLPSLPMRRCRSLSSSDVNNGRSRSSCGGENMEKERIFEEDGYSEDDEYSSSEESEREARQREARTRLCKSPQPQWSNRPRTSPVLPSPPPRCCCSHIESPPSHMKRRKAVTPSHVTKNEQEATSKRMTTLHPQKGNPESRGHPQSQHQPSNCCGHHLSPTPPPRPTCCCSKRPYSAGSIPPIRCHKPTYMSLNPYSCLPPTRRSHSDHSGDVLLALSQEERDVIEAVTSMGYPLRRAMIAMQKMGGQSLEQVLGYLGATDRLCKLGYEEAQVEEAMEMFQNSEIKAAEYLRLLLQFHDMGFQQEDIKEVLLIYDNHRDQSLEELMMRAQ; this is encoded by the exons ATGCTACCTATGTCTGGTACACGTGGCTTCATTAAGCTTTTAGGCTGCTTACTACATCCGGAGAGTCCTAGATACCTGTTGGCTTCTTGTAAACATCTTCAGACATTTTGCTTCTATATATTGGCTCACTTGGAGATACTCAATCAGCTGCAGCAAGTTCTACTTCCCGGG CACAATTTTTCTGTCGAGAGGAAAGTTCTAGACTGGGTCGAAAAAATGTACAATCGAAAAGACCCCATGTCCAGTGTCAGACCCACTGCACCTCCTTACTGGATGGTGCATGAACGGAAAGGGGTGTCCTCGAATAGATTATACAGTCCCCAACTACCTTCTTTACCCATGAGGAGGTGTAGAAGCCTGAGCTCCTCAGATGTGAACAATGGTCGTTCACGAAGCAGCTGTGGAGGGGAAAACATGGAGAAGGAGAGAATCTTTGAGGAGGATGGGTACTCTGAGGATGATGAGTACTCTTCATCAGAGGAAAGTGAGAGAGAGGCTCGGCAAAGAGAAGCAAGGACACGTTTGTGTAAAAGCCCTCAGCCACAGTGGTCGAACAGACCACGGACTTCTCCAGTGCTTCCCAGCCCACCCCCCAGATGCTGCTGCTCTCATATTGAGTCTCCTCCATCCCATATGAAAAGGAGAAAAGCCGTTACTCCATCACATGTCACTAAGAATGAGCAGGAGGCCACAAGTAAAAGAATGACAACTCTGCACCCACAGAAGGGAAATCCTGAATCCAGAGGCCATCCCCAAAGTCAACATCAACCAAGCAACTGCTGCGGGCACCACTTGAGTCCAACACCTCCTCCACGTCCTACCTGCTGCTGCTCCAAGAGACCCTACAGCGCAGGCAGCATTCCTCCAATACGCTGCCACAAACCAACCTATATG TCTCTCAATCCATATTCCTGCCTTCCACCTACAAGAAGGAGCCATTCTGACCACTCAGGTGATGTCCTCTTAGCTCTTAGTCAAGAAGAGCGCGACGTCATTGAGGCGGTGACATCTATGGGCTACCCGCTTCGTAGAGCGATGATTGCGATGCAGAAAATGGGAGGACAAAGCCTGGAACAG GTTCTAGGTTACCTGGGGGCCACTGACCGTCTCTGTAAACTTGGATATGAAGAAGCCCAAGTGGAAGAAGCAATGGAAATGTTCCAGAATTCTGAAATAAAG GCTGCAGAATATCTCCGGCTTTTACTTCAGTTCCATGACATGGGGTTCCAACAAGAAGACATCAAAGAAGTTCTTCTAATTTATGATAACCATAGGGACCAGTCCTTGGAAGAACTCATGATGAGAGCGCAATGA
- the UBAP1L gene encoding ubiquitin-associated protein 1-like isoform X3 yields the protein MSVLDDVPFKLYDGFTPFPSPDESKSHLSNVNVPDCSDILMCTVHNFSVERKVLDWVEKMYNRKDPMSSVRPTAPPYWMVHERKGVSSNRLYSPQLPSLPMRRCRSLSSSDVNNGRSRSSCGGENMEKERIFEEDGYSEDDEYSSSEESEREARQREARTRLCKSPQPQWSNRPRTSPVLPSPPPRCCCSHIESPPSHMKRRKAVTPSHVTKNEQEATSKRMTTLHPQKGNPESRGHPQSQHQPSNCCGHHLSPTPPPRPTCCCSKRPYSAGSIPPIRCHKPTYMSLNPYSCLPPTRRSHSDHSGDVLLALSQEERDVIEAVTSMGYPLRRAMIAMQKMGGQSLEQVLGYLGATDRLCKLGYEEAQVEEAMEMFQNSEIKAAEYLRLLLQFHDMGFQQEDIKEVLLIYDNHRDQSLEELMMRAQ from the exons ATGAGTGTTCTGGATGACGTCCCATTCAAATTGTATGATGGATTCACCCCTTTCCCCTCACCCGACGAAAGTAAAAGCCACCTCTCAAATGTTAATGTTCCCGACTGCAGCGATATACTAATGTGTACTGTG CACAATTTTTCTGTCGAGAGGAAAGTTCTAGACTGGGTCGAAAAAATGTACAATCGAAAAGACCCCATGTCCAGTGTCAGACCCACTGCACCTCCTTACTGGATGGTGCATGAACGGAAAGGGGTGTCCTCGAATAGATTATACAGTCCCCAACTACCTTCTTTACCCATGAGGAGGTGTAGAAGCCTGAGCTCCTCAGATGTGAACAATGGTCGTTCACGAAGCAGCTGTGGAGGGGAAAACATGGAGAAGGAGAGAATCTTTGAGGAGGATGGGTACTCTGAGGATGATGAGTACTCTTCATCAGAGGAAAGTGAGAGAGAGGCTCGGCAAAGAGAAGCAAGGACACGTTTGTGTAAAAGCCCTCAGCCACAGTGGTCGAACAGACCACGGACTTCTCCAGTGCTTCCCAGCCCACCCCCCAGATGCTGCTGCTCTCATATTGAGTCTCCTCCATCCCATATGAAAAGGAGAAAAGCCGTTACTCCATCACATGTCACTAAGAATGAGCAGGAGGCCACAAGTAAAAGAATGACAACTCTGCACCCACAGAAGGGAAATCCTGAATCCAGAGGCCATCCCCAAAGTCAACATCAACCAAGCAACTGCTGCGGGCACCACTTGAGTCCAACACCTCCTCCACGTCCTACCTGCTGCTGCTCCAAGAGACCCTACAGCGCAGGCAGCATTCCTCCAATACGCTGCCACAAACCAACCTATATG TCTCTCAATCCATATTCCTGCCTTCCACCTACAAGAAGGAGCCATTCTGACCACTCAGGTGATGTCCTCTTAGCTCTTAGTCAAGAAGAGCGCGACGTCATTGAGGCGGTGACATCTATGGGCTACCCGCTTCGTAGAGCGATGATTGCGATGCAGAAAATGGGAGGACAAAGCCTGGAACAG GTTCTAGGTTACCTGGGGGCCACTGACCGTCTCTGTAAACTTGGATATGAAGAAGCCCAAGTGGAAGAAGCAATGGAAATGTTCCAGAATTCTGAAATAAAG GCTGCAGAATATCTCCGGCTTTTACTTCAGTTCCATGACATGGGGTTCCAACAAGAAGACATCAAAGAAGTTCTTCTAATTTATGATAACCATAGGGACCAGTCCTTGGAAGAACTCATGATGAGAGCGCAATGA
- the UBAP1L gene encoding ubiquitin-associated protein 1-like isoform X4, producing MYNRKDPMSSVRPTAPPYWMVHERKGVSSNRLYSPQLPSLPMRRCRSLSSSDVNNGRSRSSCGGENMEKERIFEEDGYSEDDEYSSSEESEREARQREARTRLCKSPQPQWSNRPRTSPVLPSPPPRCCCSHIESPPSHMKRRKAVTPSHVTKNEQEATSKRMTTLHPQKGNPESRGHPQSQHQPSNCCGHHLSPTPPPRPTCCCSKRPYSAGSIPPIRCHKPTYMSLNPYSCLPPTRRSHSDHSGDVLLALSQEERDVIEAVTSMGYPLRRAMIAMQKMGGQSLEQVLGYLGATDRLCKLGYEEAQVEEAMEMFQNSEIKAAEYLRLLLQFHDMGFQQEDIKEVLLIYDNHRDQSLEELMMRAQ from the exons ATGTACAATCGAAAAGACCCCATGTCCAGTGTCAGACCCACTGCACCTCCTTACTGGATGGTGCATGAACGGAAAGGGGTGTCCTCGAATAGATTATACAGTCCCCAACTACCTTCTTTACCCATGAGGAGGTGTAGAAGCCTGAGCTCCTCAGATGTGAACAATGGTCGTTCACGAAGCAGCTGTGGAGGGGAAAACATGGAGAAGGAGAGAATCTTTGAGGAGGATGGGTACTCTGAGGATGATGAGTACTCTTCATCAGAGGAAAGTGAGAGAGAGGCTCGGCAAAGAGAAGCAAGGACACGTTTGTGTAAAAGCCCTCAGCCACAGTGGTCGAACAGACCACGGACTTCTCCAGTGCTTCCCAGCCCACCCCCCAGATGCTGCTGCTCTCATATTGAGTCTCCTCCATCCCATATGAAAAGGAGAAAAGCCGTTACTCCATCACATGTCACTAAGAATGAGCAGGAGGCCACAAGTAAAAGAATGACAACTCTGCACCCACAGAAGGGAAATCCTGAATCCAGAGGCCATCCCCAAAGTCAACATCAACCAAGCAACTGCTGCGGGCACCACTTGAGTCCAACACCTCCTCCACGTCCTACCTGCTGCTGCTCCAAGAGACCCTACAGCGCAGGCAGCATTCCTCCAATACGCTGCCACAAACCAACCTATATG TCTCTCAATCCATATTCCTGCCTTCCACCTACAAGAAGGAGCCATTCTGACCACTCAGGTGATGTCCTCTTAGCTCTTAGTCAAGAAGAGCGCGACGTCATTGAGGCGGTGACATCTATGGGCTACCCGCTTCGTAGAGCGATGATTGCGATGCAGAAAATGGGAGGACAAAGCCTGGAACAG GTTCTAGGTTACCTGGGGGCCACTGACCGTCTCTGTAAACTTGGATATGAAGAAGCCCAAGTGGAAGAAGCAATGGAAATGTTCCAGAATTCTGAAATAAAG GCTGCAGAATATCTCCGGCTTTTACTTCAGTTCCATGACATGGGGTTCCAACAAGAAGACATCAAAGAAGTTCTTCTAATTTATGATAACCATAGGGACCAGTCCTTGGAAGAACTCATGATGAGAGCGCAATGA